The genomic segment GCGAGGGATGGGGAGGTCGGGGGTTACTGTTTAGGGGAGGAATGGCACTAAGGTACAGGTGAGGGGACAGGGGTGGGCGGGGGCGGATGGTCCACATGGAGGGTGATGGTGGCGGACGGGACGCTGAGGTTTCTCGACTTCGCTCGAAATGACGGAGGGGGAGAAAAGGATGAGGGGCGGACCGACTAGTCGGAGCGCCCCTCATATATATGTAGGGGAATGGGGCTACGTTATGAGCGAAGACCTAGTACCGGGCATAGATTCTTCGACTGCGGCCAATGAGTACATCGGCCTCCGCTCAGAATGACAAGACCACAACCGTTAGGCGGACTCTTTGGAGAGGTTGGCGAGGAATTCCGAGTTGCGGCGACTTTTGGCGAGGCGTTCCAGGACTTTTTCCGTGACTTCGACGGTGTTCATGGAGTCGGTGGTGAGGAGGCTCACCATGCGGCGGAGGAGGTTGACCTGGCGGCGGGTGGTCTCGTCGAAGAAGAGCTCTTCGCGGCGGGTGCCGGAGCGGGTGATGTCTATGGAGGGGAAGACGCGGCGCTCGGAGAGCTTGCGGTCCAGGTGGAGCTCCATGTTGCCGGTGCCTTTGAACTCTTCATAGATGACCTCATCCATGCGGCTGCCGGTGTCGACGAGACAGTTAGCGACGATGGTGAGACTGCCGCCGTTTTCAATGTTGCGGGCGGCGCCGAAGAATCGCTTGGGGGGATAGAGGGCGACGGGGTCCATGCCGCCGGAGAGGGTGCGTCCGCTGGAGGGGAGGGCGAGGTTGTAGGCGCGGGTGGCGCGGGTGATGGAGTCCATGAGGAGGAGGACGTGGAGTTTGGATTCGACGAGGCGTTTGGCGTGCTCCAGGGCGAGGTCGGTGAGGCGGCACTGGTCCTCGACGGACTCGTCGAAGGTGGAGGCGAAGATTTCGCCCTTAATGGAGCGTCGCATGTCCGTGACTTCCTCGGGCCGCTCGCCGATGAGGACTACCATTATATGTATGTCAGGGTAGTTGGCGGTGGCGCCGGCGGCGATTTGCTTGAGGATGGTGGTCTTGCCGGCCTTGGGGGGAGCGACGATGAGGCCGCGCTGGCCTCGCCCGATGGGGGAGAAGAGGTCGATCATGCGGGTGGTGAGATTGTCGGCGGTGGTCTCGAGAACGATTTGGTTTTCGGGGAAGATGGGGACGAGGTCTTCAAAGTTGGCGCGCTGGCGCGCGACGTCCGGGTGGACGCCGTTGACGTCGTCGACGCGGACGAGGCCGTAGTAGCGCTCGCCGCCCTTGGGGGCGCGGACGCCGCCGGTGACGGTGTCGCCGGCGCGGAGGCCGAAGCGTCGGACCTGGGACTGGGAGACATAGATGTCGTTGGGGCCGGCGCGGAGGCCGTTCTGCCGGAGGAAGCCGTATCCGTCGCCGAGGATTTCCAGGTTGCCGGTGCCTTTGAGGGCCTGCTGGTCCGGGAAATAGTGGACGATGCGGTTCATAATGTCCTCACGTCTGAGGCCGGCGAGGGAGACGCCGTTTTCCAGGCCCATGGACTGGGCCATGGCCATCAGCTCTTCCCTGCTTTTCTTGTCTAGCTCGGATACGTTTAGAAACTGTTCGGTTGTCACGGTGTACACCTTTCGCTATTTTGGGGCGGGCTTAGCCGCCGTGATGGGGATGA from the SAR202 cluster bacterium genome contains:
- a CDS encoding transcription termination factor Rho codes for the protein MTTEQFLNVSELDKKSREELMAMAQSMGLENGVSLAGLRREDIMNRIVHYFPDQQALKGTGNLEILGDGYGFLRQNGLRAGPNDIYVSQSQVRRFGLRAGDTVTGGVRAPKGGERYYGLVRVDDVNGVHPDVARQRANFEDLVPIFPENQIVLETTADNLTTRMIDLFSPIGRGQRGLIVAPPKAGKTTILKQIAAGATANYPDIHIMVVLIGERPEEVTDMRRSIKGEIFASTFDESVEDQCRLTDLALEHAKRLVESKLHVLLLMDSITRATRAYNLALPSSGRTLSGGMDPVALYPPKRFFGAARNIENGGSLTIVANCLVDTGSRMDEVIYEEFKGTGNMELHLDRKLSERRVFPSIDITRSGTRREELFFDETTRRQVNLLRRMVSLLTTDSMNTVEVTEKVLERLAKSRRNSEFLANLSKESA